In Sphingomonas profundi, the sequence GGTCGGCGAGATCGTCGGCGTGGGTTGCATGGTAGACAGCTGCCAGCATTGCTCCGCCTGCGCGGAGGGGCTGGAGCAGTTCTGCGAGAACGGCTTTACCGGCACCTATAACGCCCCCACCGACGAGCAGCCCGGCCACACGCTCGGCGGCTACACCCAAGCGATCGTGGTGGACGACAAGTTCGTGCTGAAGATCCGCCATCCGGAGGATCAGCTCGCCGCCGTCGCGCCACTGCTGTGCGCCGGCATCACCACCTATTCGCCGCTGCGCCACTGGCAGGCCGGGCCGGGCAAGAAGGTGGGTATCGTCGGCATCGGCGGCCTCGGCCACATGGGCGTGAAGCTCGCCCACGCCATGGGCGCCCACGTCGTCGCCTTCACCACCTCGCCGCACAAGCGCGACGACGCCCTCACGCTCGGTGCGGACGAGGTCGTCAACTCGCGTGACGACGCGCAGATGCAGGCGCACGCCGGCAGCTTCGACTTCATCCTCGATACGGTGGCCGCCAGCCACGATCTCGATGCCTTCACCGCTCTGCTGAAGCGGGACGGCACGCTCACCATGGTGGGCGTGCCGGAGCATCCGCACCCCAGCCCGACGATCGGCATGCTGGTGTTCGGGCGCAAGTCGATCGCCGGATCGCTGATCGGCGGCATCGCCGAGACGCAGGAGATGCTCGATTTCTGCGCCGAGCACGGCATCGTCGCCGATATCGAGATGATCGCGATCCAGCAGATCGACGAGGCGTATGACCGGATGCAGCGCAGCGACGTGAAGTACCGCTTCGTCATCGACAACGCGACCCTCGCCGCCTGACCCATGCCGCGCGTCGTGGCCGCAAGGAACGGCCACGGCGCTTGCGGAGCGGACGGCGATTTGCTCCACTCCCTCCTGCCATCTGGGGGGATCGACGATGAAGACGCCGCTGCTGCTCGCCACCGCACTGCTCGCCGCCGCGCCCGCCGGGGCGGCCCCCGTCACCCACTATCCGCCCGCGGCCATGCCGGGGATGCCAGGCATGGCCAAGGGGCCGCCGTTCAGCGCCGCCGTGATGGCCGGCGACACGCTCTATCTGTCCGGCACGACCGATACCGATCCGGCCACCGGCAAGCCGCCGGCGGACGTGGCGGCCGGCGCGCGGCTGGTGATGGAGAATATCAGGCGCTCGGTGGAGAAGGCCGGCCTCACCATGAACGATCTCGTCTGGGTGCAGGTGTTCGCCACCAATCTGGCCGATTACGCCGCGTTCAACGACGTCTATCGCACCTACTTCACCGGCCCGCTGCCGGCGCGTGCCTTCATCGGCGCCGGCAGCCTGCTGGGCGGCGCGCATTTCGAGGTGATGGGGATCGCCGTCCGCGCCCGGTAGGGCCTTGACCCGCGGATCCGTCCGTCGCCGGGGGCGCCAGGCGCGCGCATCCTCGTCGATGGGGCCTGTTTAGCTGCCGCTGAGGCGGTGGCGCGGCATGTCGTGAGACGGTCGCCAAAGCGCAACCAATGCGTCATGCAGCAATCCTAATGCCGGTCGAACAGGGGGACATGCCATGACGTTTCGTTCGGTGGCGCTGGCCGCCGTCAGCCTCGCCGCGCTCGCGGCATCGCCCGCGCGCGCACAGACCGTGGCGGAGGCAGACGCTGCGGCGCCTGACGAGATCGTCGTCACCGCCCAGCTGCGCGCGCAGAACCCGATCGAGGTGCCGATCGCGCTCAGCGTGACGACGGGCGCCGAGTTCGAACGGCTGGGCCTCGACGATCTCGAGGAATTTTCCCGCTTCGTCCCCGGCTTCGACGTGCAGAACCAGTCGCCGAACAATCCCGGCTTCGTCATGCGCGGCATCACCTCCGACAGCGGCACCGCCACCAACGAGCCACGCGTCTCCGTCTTCCAGGATGGCGTCTCCATCTCCAAGTCGCGCGGCTCCTATGTCGAGCCGTTCGATCTCCAGCGGATCGAGGTCGCCAAGG encodes:
- a CDS encoding NAD(P)-dependent alcohol dehydrogenase, whose translation is MPIKAYGATAADVPLEPMDIQRRAPAAHDVQIAIAYCGVCHSDLHQVRSEWGGTLYPCVPGHEIVGRVTAVGDAVTRFAVGEIVGVGCMVDSCQHCSACAEGLEQFCENGFTGTYNAPTDEQPGHTLGGYTQAIVVDDKFVLKIRHPEDQLAAVAPLLCAGITTYSPLRHWQAGPGKKVGIVGIGGLGHMGVKLAHAMGAHVVAFTTSPHKRDDALTLGADEVVNSRDDAQMQAHAGSFDFILDTVAASHDLDAFTALLKRDGTLTMVGVPEHPHPSPTIGMLVFGRKSIAGSLIGGIAETQEMLDFCAEHGIVADIEMIAIQQIDEAYDRMQRSDVKYRFVIDNATLAA
- a CDS encoding RidA family protein, whose amino-acid sequence is MKTPLLLATALLAAAPAGAAPVTHYPPAAMPGMPGMAKGPPFSAAVMAGDTLYLSGTTDTDPATGKPPADVAAGARLVMENIRRSVEKAGLTMNDLVWVQVFATNLADYAAFNDVYRTYFTGPLPARAFIGAGSLLGGAHFEVMGIAVRAR